TGGTTGTCCGGCGGCAGCTTAAGCAAGTCGAGGCCCGAGGACTGGGGACGGCTGTGATTCGGCCCCTTTCTCCTGCCTGTCCGAGTTTTCCGCCTGCACCACGTCCTTTGGCTTAGGGCAGGCGCTCGAGCGGAGGCCAGACTTGCCACAGTCTTTGCAGCAAGGCTGGAAAGCGTCAGAACCCAGCCGGTCGAATTACGCGTCCGTCGCTCCCTCGGACACCGACTACGTCTGTACCCTTACTCGCCACAGCCCGAACACGAGCCGTGAAAATCgtccgggctcgccttcctcgacgctgccttcttctccaccttcgccttccggccccggaggtcgCGTCGTCAGGAAGGCCTCGAACTCCAAGGCCTTCGCCAGCGCCACCTGCAGGTCCCCATGGTGCGCCTGCTTGACGTAAATCTGCAGCTGCTGGTCCTGCAGGGCGTCAACAAAGAAATCGCGGGCTAGTACCACGATCATCTCTTCCGGGGGCGCGGGGTACGACCTTCTTACCAGCGCCTCCACGTCCTGCGCCAGCTGCGACAACGTCTCGCCCCGCTCTCGAGTCCGTTTCTTCAGGCGAGCTCTGTATACctgggcctggtggtggtgcccgAAGCGGCGCTGCAGGGCCTCTGCCACGCTCCGGTATGAAGAGTGCTGAGTCGGCGGTAGGCGTCCCAAGACTTCCACAGCTGGGCCCCGTAGCGATGTTGCCAACTGCAATGCTTTCTCAGCCTCGCTCCAAACTTGGGCAGACGCTAGCATCTTGAACTGGGCAACATAGGCCTCCCAGGCTACCTTCCCGTCGTACTCCGTCGGCTTACGCCTCCCTGAACGTCGGGAAACCGAGGGGCTGCGTGGAGAGCACAGCTCACGTGGACTGCGGGCCGGCCGGCAAGGAGAGGGAGTGGGTGATGAAGGCAACGAGGCGGGTTGAGTGAGCCCTGGTCTTCCGCCAGCTGGGCCCAAGGGAGCGGTCCTGttggctccccagcctcctgcagcagctACTGGCCCCGACGCGACGCTGCGAGGCCCCGGGGGTCCCTGCCAAGGGCCCCAGGCAGACCCCAGCAGATCCGCCAGTCCGGCGGGTCCCGCCAGAATTcggccttcttcctccgcgtgcaacgttgccacctctcgtagctgcctctccgccttcacctcctccctcaggcgCCTGGACCTCATCTTCCAGAGTCTGCTCCTTCTCCAGCAGTTCACTCTTGACGCTGTCACATGGCCGGTCCGTGCACTGCTATGTTTCCGCCTTCAAGGACGTGAGGTTACTCTGCAGCAACTCGACAAGATGGCGGGCCTGTTCGTCCGCTCTCCTGGCCAGCTCATCGGTCTTCCTCGCCTGCTCGTCCGCTCTCTGAGCCTGTGCCTCACGGTCCAGTGCCATTTCCTGActcatactggccagcatggcagcgatcAAGTCCATCTGGCCCGGTTTCACATCACCCGTGCCAGCCCCAACCCTGCTCACCTCTCCCTCACGGCGGCCATCTTGGGACGCCATGATGACTCAGCGCGCCTCACTGTTCACTGTGCACGATCCCCAATCTTTGACACCAAATGTTACGCCACCCACACACACCGCATCtaccacgggcaggcaggtggcgtgtcGAGCAACACATGGGGTCGTGAACCCAGCTAGAACGGCGTGAACGCGCCGCAACAAGAAGCCACGCACACAACGCGGGCTGCACACCAGGAGAGGCACGAGGCAGGGCAAAGAGAAACACGTTCAACATTAGTTCCtcgtttaatgacaggttcctcgaACAGTACAGTAGTTCTCAGGGGCACAGAACAAATTAGTcggacacacagacacgcacaagGCTCCCAGCAGGTACTTAGCACGAGCACATCAGACTCCAACCCAATCATGCGTCTCTCTGTCCCTGGCTTCCGGCCTTCCGCTCGCAACTGCCCGGCGCCCGCTCCCgggctcccctcccctctctgtctCGTCTCCATACCCCCCTGCACTGCTCACCCCCGACTGTTGCACCATGCTAGTTAACATGGCAACATGCTATCCACGATTTCATCACATTACCCATGCAAACAGACACATACAACACGAAGAAACACGCAAGCACACCCACTGGTAACAATACTTAAGTCAATGTGCATTTGTAACCCCTACATTTAATATATTGCTAGCCAGCTAGAGGGTAGGATgacaacaaatatgcgtgttatgcacctgtacgggtgccctgcgcatcattaatccagatccagatccagacaagcacctctcttctcatctatatctctatatTCAGAAGTAAAATTAATTTATTAGGTATTCTTCCTGTCAATGACATTGTTTTGTGCGCGCTGCAGGTATCGGGAGGGCCACGGCGGAGGCCTTCCTGAAAGAGGGCGCGGCGATGGTAGTAGCCGTAGATGTCAACGCTGAAAAGCTGAAGGAATTTACCTCTGAACGTACGTATAAGACTATTCGGAGACTCACAGAAGAAGgtgtctttatatatttttataattactaTATCCCCTTCTTGTAGCACCTTCAGGAATTCCACTTCCTAAACATACTTCAAGGGAAATTATGTTGTTATCAGTGTAGTGGTGGAGCAGCAACATTTTCCAGgacatttctcctttatttcttcatgctcctcctcctgctgtgagACAAAGTAAACAAATTAAGTGTATAAGTTATTAGTGTGGTGGCATGTGGCTCCACAGGGGTGGAGCGCCGTGTGTTGGATGTGAGGGATGCTGAGGGGGTGAAGGCACTGGCGAACGACTACCCTGACATCGACGTCCTCTTCAACTGTGTCGGGTAAGGCTTTGTCGTAGTCTGTGTCATTGAAGCACCATAGGGAAAGTGTTCAccactccctcacactcccctTCTACCACGGGTCACCTCAGCATCGTACACCAGGGAACACTCTTGGAGACCACGGAGCAGGACTGGGACAACAGCTTCGACGTCAATGTGAAGAGCATGTTCCTCCTTTGCAAAGCCTTCATTCCGCAGGTAGGTGTTGACACTCGGAAATTGGTGTCTAATTATTGTTATTAAATACCTACTATCATTAGTGTTTACTGGTGGAGTcacttttttccctgtttttatttttttatttttttttttattttttttacagcaaaggaagcagctcaagggcaaaaacataaggaaacaaaagagacccctaaacactgcccctataaaagagagtagagaggagtggccaaaagagaggtcaatttcgtgcgGACAGTTATCTTGATACTCCccttttgaaagaggtcaagtcgtgtaggcaggagaaaatacagacgaaggaaggctgctccagagtttatcagtgaaggagacgaaagaatgaagatgctgtttgactcttgcaaaagggacttggacagtatagggatgagctggagtagaAAGGCAGGTACAGTGGGGCCGTGGAAGGTatgggggcatgcagttagcaagttcaagaGAGCAGTCgtatagggatgagctggagtagaAAGGCAGGTACAGTGGGGCCGTGGGAGGTatgggggcatgcagttagcaagttcaagagagcagtcagcatgaaaacatcgatagaagatagagtaAGAGGTGGAAGACTGCTAGTAAGtagagaggagttgatgagacgaagagcctttggtTCTGCTCGtgtgtggagtccccccacacatgagatgcatagtcCATACGAGAGCGGAAAAGGCCTTTGTATGATATGTGAGCCTTTCATTATTCGTGTGTTTTGCATAACCCCATATGAAAGTAGGTTTTAATAAGAGCAAGTATAAACTCCTTTTACAGTAACAGGCCTAGCATAAATGGAAGCTATGACTCTCTATAGTAGGGCCCATTAGGTTCTCAGAGGAGCTTCTTCTGGAGATAATGAAACTAAAAATGCACACAGATGATTCGTCGCAGCAAGGGCTCAATTATCAACGTATCTTCAGTGGCCAATTCTCTGCGAGCCATAGAGAAACGCACTTTATACGGCGCCACCAAGGCTGCCGTCATCGGACTGACAAAGGGAGTAGCCAGGGACCATGTGCGTCAGGGAATCAGGTAACTCAGTGCCATCCTAAAGTTTCTTTGTAACTACGATATACGAAAAACCTCTCGTGGTCGAATTGTCCACCGAAGGAACCCTCACTAGACTACTATGTTTACTTTGATAGGTATTAGAGACCTTTGAGGGCATCCAGAAAACTGCAAATCACGGTTTCATTCAGTTGACAACATTCGTTTTGATAACCGGATCTTCAAAACAAGAATATTCTTTGATATATCTTGTATCTGTGCACTGACAATGAAGCACTAACCCTTTTAGCTTATCTTGGCCTAGGTGCAACGTGATATGCCCCTCCCCAGTGGCGACCCTCTCCTATGCAACGTCTGATCCCGAGGACTCAGACAAGGTAAGTTTAAGGCCGATGGCCGAACCTATACACTActctattcttattctttttatttctcactTAAAGTCCCATATACAGCAAAACTAACCCACCGCTAATCCGCCAGGAACACATTGTTTACATAAAAAACAAGATGATCGGCCGTCGTGCGAAGCCTGAGGAGGTTGCCAACTTATGCGTCTATCTCGCTTCGGATGAGGTAAGTCACCCCGTCCTTTGCGGTGGGGACCCTACTGTTTGGATGGCAAAAGGTTTAAAAATCTCAACTACATGATGAAACTATAGTCTTACATTGGTTATTATTGCATACATTTTTCCTTGATGTTACAAGTGTTCCTATAAGACCAcaatattgtctttttttttttttttttttttttttacagccatggaacagtgcaagggcgtaatgaaaaaaaaatgaaaaaaaggcccgctacttactgctccagaacaaaggttaaaggagtgttcgaaatcagaggtcaatttcgggaggagaggtgtcctgataccctcctcttgaaagagttcaagtcgtaggcaggaggaaatacagatgaaggaagattgttccagagtttaccagagtgaaggatgaaagagtgaagatgctggttaactcttgcataaggggtttggacagtatagggatgagcatgagtagcaagtcttgtgcagcggggccgcgggaggggggggaggcatgcagttagcaagttcagaagagcagtcagcatgaaaatatcgatagaagatagaaagagaagcaacatggcggcggaatataagaggtagaagactatcagtatgaggaggagagctgatgagacgaagagcctttgattccactctgtcaaggacagctgtgtgagtggacccccccacacacatgagcagcatactccatacgagggcggacaaggcccctgtaaatagacagcaactgtgctggggagaagaactggcggagacggtacagaacgcccagccttgaggaagctgatttagtaagagatgagatatgaagtttccagttgagattttgagttaaggatagaccgaggatgtttagtgttgaggaaggtgatagctgggtgttgtcaaagaataggggatagttatttggaagattgtgtcgagtggataggtggagaaactgtgtttttgaggcgttgaaggacactaggttcctcttgccccaatcggaaataatagtaaggtctgaggctaagtgttctgcagcctccagccttgagtcgttaagttcctgtagggtgggtcttctattaaaagaagttgagtaatacagagtggaatcatcggcgtaggaatggataggacagttcgttttggaaagaagatcatcaatgaacaacagaaagagagtgggagataggacagaaccctgtgggacac
The nucleotide sequence above comes from Eriocheir sinensis breed Jianghai 21 chromosome 17, ASM2467909v1, whole genome shotgun sequence. Encoded proteins:
- the LOC127000051 gene encoding 3-hydroxybutyrate dehydrogenase type 2-like isoform X1 — its product is MAGRLAGKRCVVTAAAQGIGRATAEAFLKEGAAMVVAVDVNAEKLKEFTSERVERRVLDVRDAEGVKALANDYPDIDVLFNCVGIVHQGTLLETTEQDWDNSFDVNVKSMFLLCKAFIPQMIRRSKGSIINVSSVANSLRAIEKRTLYGATKAAVIGLTKGVARDHVRQGISLSWPRCNVICPSPVATLSYATSDPEDSDKEHIVYIKNKMIGRRAKPEEVANLCVYLASDESSYHTGNVFVIDGGFTL
- the LOC127000051 gene encoding 3-hydroxybutyrate dehydrogenase type 2-like isoform X4 — protein: MAGRLAGKRCVVTAAAQGIGRATAEAFLKEGAAMVVAVDVNAEKLKEFTSERVERRVLDVRDAEGVKALANDYPDIDVLFNCVGIVHQGTLLETTEQDWDNSFDVNVKSMFLLCKAFIPQMIRRSKGSIINVSSVANSLRAIEKRTLYGATKAAVIGLTKGVARDHVRQGIRCNVICPSPVATLSYATSDPEDSDKEHIVYIKNKMIGRRAKPEEVANLCVYLASDESSYHTGNVFVIDGGFTL